The Avibacterium sp. 20-132 genome segment CGCCCAAAGTGGAAGATATTAAGCAAATGTATTTGCAGAATATCAAAAAGGCGACCAGTTACATTTACACAGAAAATCAATATTTTCGTTTTCCGCCGTTGGTCGATAGTTTTATAGAAATGTGGCGAAAGCAGAAACAAGATGGGCGAACGCCTCAACATCCTATTCATTGGTTTGTGGTGACTAATTCAACAAAAGCAGGCTTAGGGAGTGGCATGGAAAGCACCCAGCGAATGTTCCAACATTTAGGACGCGGTGAGCAACTGCCTAAAATGATGAAAGTGTTTGGTGAGGTGAGTGAAAAAGACATCAAGCAAGCTTATCAAAAAGAGCTGGCACGCCAGCGATGCTTGGATACTACCAAACAGTGCCTATTGGGGAAGAATTATACCAATTCGCAGCAGTATAAAGCGGATGAAATCCGTTTTTTCCGCCTGCATCAGCAACAACAAGCGCAACAAGCACAGGATGATGCAATGACTGCTGAGCAAGCTTATGAACAATTCGCTGCAGAAATTGGGATTAAAACCCATATTTGCACCCTAGTGGCGATGAATTCCAATCCTAAACAATGGCAGGAGGTTTATGTTCACTCAAAAGTCACCTTGATTAATGATGTCTTTTTATGCATTAGTTCCGCGAACCTGAATACCCGCAGTATGCAGGTGGATACGGAATTAGGCATTATCACCGAATGTCGTGCGGTGGCAACCCACTTACGCACGGCATTATGGGCAATGCACACGGGGGGCGAGCCTGAGGCAAATCCAGCGGATTTAGTGCATTATCGTGATGCGGCGAAAGTGTATGAAAAATGGGACTATATGTTGAATAAAAATCAAAAGTTAGAAAAGGAACAACAACCACCCAAATTCCCTTTACGCCGCTTTTTAAACACACAATTTAGTTTATGGAGTTTGGATTAATGAAACGCAATATTACACGTGGGCTTATCCCGATTATTTGTTTTTTACTCAGTGCCTGTGCTAAAGGAGGAAGTATGTTTTCACAAGCTGAACTACAACAACGTCTTGATGTGGACTGCATTCATGAGGTTTTACCGCCCATTCCATCTGACACCGAAACCCTGTACCAATACGCACGTTATCATGATTTACACCGCTTATGGAAAGGAAAAATCGGTGGTTGGAATGATTTAGCAAAATACTACCGCATTGCTGCTGCAAACGGGAACTACAAAGCCAATAAACGTTTGCAATACTTGCTCTATTCCAACCGAATTATCGCAGAAAATAATAAAAAAGAGGTCATTACCCTCAATGAACAGTTAGAAAAACTGGCACCAGCTTCCGCCTATTATGGCTACTTTGTTTATTTAAGCAAAGGCTATGGTGTGAAAGTATTCTCATCTGGAGAGTATAGCTATTTACGCAAAGCGGTAGATTTAGGCAACAAAGAGGCACAATATGCGATGGCTGAAATTTTAGGTCAAATCAAAGATGATAAAAGCTTTCAGTTGCGCAGCCAGCTCTGGAGAAAACTTTATCAATGTGCATCAGATCAAGGAATGGGCAAGGCTTCCTTAGAGCTTGGAGGAAGTCGTCAGATTGATGGACTTTATGACAAAGCACTTAATGCTTATCAGCAGGGAGTGAGGAATGGTAATGCCCTATCAGCCTTAACATTATATTATGGGTTTAGGGATGGAGCGACTAACAAGGACAAATATGATTATTTACCCATCTCTCACGATCCAGAACGAGCAAAACGCTATGAAATGATTAAAACTTACCTTTATGATTATAGTTATTTACAACCCACAGTCCCCGACCTTGATGAAATCGTTCCCTTACCGCCAGCCAAGCTTCCGCCTTGGGACGGTAAAATCACTTTTCAACGTTGGTTTGAAGGCCCTTCACCGCAAAAACCAAGTGATGAGTTAATGCAAAAACTGGCTGAAAAAGTAGGGCTAGATTGGCAAACTGGATTGCCGTTGAAAAAATAAGGGAAAAGGCAATGCCCGTTGAATGTATTGATGTTAGTGACAAGGAATCTCATTATGCAAGACTCAAAATCAACTTTTTCCCCACAACGTTGGTCTATTACGCCGAAAGGCAAAAATCCTGCTCATATTGGTGCTTCTGTGCTACACCCCGATGGTTCGGTTGGCCAGGTTGTGGGAGGGCAATCTACAGTCACCTTTGGTGGCAAAGCGGCGGCTTGTATTGGTGATAAGGTAGAATGCCCAGGGCATAGTGGCGTGATTATCGCCGGTGCAAAAACCGTCTCTATTGGCGGTAAGGCATTAGCCCGAGAGGGAGATAAAACCAGCTGTGGCGGGGTGATTGTCAATGCCTTTCCAACGATTACCGTTTATGACAGCACAAAAACCGTGCATGGCAAAAGTGCAGAGGGAAAACAGGAACTTAAATTATCTCTCTTTCAATCAGCCTTTTCTGAGCAAAAGAAATATGTAGGAATGCCGTATAAGCTTTACATTGATGGGAGTGAAGTTGGTGAGGGCGTTTCTAATGAAGAAGGGGATTTTTACCTTGAAGTTCCAGAAAACATCAACGAATTTGAGCTTGTGCTTAAAAATGGCGATCGCTATATCATCGCGACGGAAAGCTAATCTTCTGTAACATTAAGGAGGAAACGTGATGGACGAGGAAAAACAACCGATTCGCATACAACTTGCGAAACATCAAAATGAAGTGATTTTAACAGAGCGTTGGTTTTTAGATAATGCGGAGACTTACCAAAATGGGGATAAAAGTCGACCGGTGGATGCGACATTTAAAGCCTTAGTGAATGGTGAAACGGCATTTGCTGAAGTGTATGAAGCAATTAACAATGCCAAGCGTTCTGTTGATATAGCAATTTGGGGCTTTCAGCCCTCTATGTGTTTTAAGCGAGGTAGCGATGACAAAACTTACCGCATTGGGGATTTGCTCATAATCAAAGCGTATGAAAATGTTCAAATTCGTTTACTGGTTTGGAGTATGTGGTTTCATGCACAAACTTTTTTGGCTGAGAATGCCAATTTAGGAGGAAAACCGGGTGCGTTCCATAAGCGTGTAGCTGATGTGGGGAAAGAGCAAGAAGAATATGATAGATATTGGTATATGGCTATTGAAGGGCGCTTGCATACTGATCTTGATAATATTAGCCAAAATTATTCACATTTAGTTACTTTTTCCCGCACAGTGGCAAGAAAGAAAATCCAATATAAAAATCGCCGTATCGCTTTATTTAATGACACCTTTGATAACCGTAAGTATTTTGATAAAAATTTGCCTTGGCAAGCCGAAAGCCTGCTTTTCACCGCTTCTTCTCATCATCAAAAAGCCGTGTTAATTGATTATGAATTACCAGAATGCGCAGTCGGCTTTGTGATGGAACATAATATGATTGATAACTATTGGGATACGAACGAACATCATTATGGCGATATCAAACTTCCTCACCTAGGAAAAAATGTCAATACACCGTTACAAGATGTGTCGAGTGTTGTGACGGGTGAAGTGTTATGGGATATCAACTATAACTTCTGCCAATCTTGGGATCGTAATGGATTATTTGAAAATCGAGGGAATTATGAGGCGACAGAGAATCTCACCCAACAACGACAACATCTAACCCGTGAAATGTTTATCCCTAATGAAAAATTTGGCCATCAGGTTAAAGCCCAAATTTTACGCACTTATGATGAACCACGAGTCACCGATATTCAAAAAATTTATCTGCAAAATATCAAAAAAACGGTGAGTTATATTTACACGGAAAATCAATATTTTCGTTATCCTCCATTAGTTGAAACATTCCTTGCCCATTGGGAAAAAATGCGCCAAGCAGGGCGAACCAGCCCAATTTATTGGTTTGCGGTAACCAACTCTTCAGATGATGGGCTTGGTAAAGGCACTTACACCACCAATCAAATGTTGAAATTATTAGGTAGACAAGATGTGATGCCTAATGTGGTGAGGCAGTTAAAGATTGAAGAAATTCAAGCAGAAATGGATTATTATCACTTCAAATTAGCACAGCCCTCTTTGCTTTCTGATCCGAAGTCAACAATGGAAACCATTGACGAACTAAAAAAACAAAAAGCTGACTTAGAAAAAGAGATAAAAGGCAGTCAAAAGAATGCTGAAAAAGGTATTGAGCAAGAAGATGCAGAGTTGCTCAAAAAACTTCAGGCAAAAATTGACCAAACACCGGGTATCAAAAGTCACATTTGCACCTTAGCCTCAGCCAATAGTTGGAATGAAGTCTATGTGCATTCCAAAGTTACCATTATGGATGATGTTTTTACGATAATCAGCTCAGCTAATTTAAATACTCGCAGTATGGAGAAAGATACCGAGTTAGGTATAGTAATTGAAAATGGGCAAGTTGCTCGCGAGTTACGGCAAACCTTATGGGGTTTGCATGCAAAGAATGATAGTGATGCCAATCCCCCTGATTTACATGATCACCGTGATGCTAAAAAGGTATTTGATAGATGGGGAAAATTAATTAAAAAAAATCAAGAGGCAAGAGAAAAAGGTGAGATGCCTAAACGTCCTTTACGCCAATTTTTTCGAGCAGATCCGAAAGTATCGAGGTTAGACTAATGAAGCACACGTGTTTAAAAATATTTTGGTTTATTGCCATTGCCGTTCCTGTAAGTTTTGTCTTATTGATTAAGTATTTAGAATGTAATCCTATTTTTATGGGCGGGGGGCCGAGTTATCGGCCGGAGCGTTGTACCGCCAAAGAAAGAGCTGAAAGTGAAAAATTGAAAAAGGAGTATAAAATGGATGTTATGCAACAACTTGCTGCCTTAGAATTTAGCTGTGTTCATGAAGAGAGACCACCTATCCCCGAAGAAGCCCAACTGCTTTACAACTATGCCCTTTATCAAGACTTACACAAAATGTGGACAGGGAAAGCCGGCGATTGGAATGAGCTCTTGCCTTATTACCGAATTGCTGCTGCCAATGGGGATTATAAAGCCAATGTAAGGTTGCAATATTTATTAGAAACCAACCGAGCCTTAACCTCAAAGAGCTATGATGAGGTACATAGTTTGAATAAGTTATTAGCGAAATCACTTCCGGCGACGGCATATTATAAGCTTTATGGACATCTAGATATTGGCTTTGGTGTCACCACCAAAGAAAAAGACGGTAAATATGCCTATTTAAGAAAAGCAGCAGATTTGGGTAGTAAAGAGGCGCAGTATGTAGTATCTAAATACATAGGTGCAGTTGATGATCCTGAAACGCTTAAATATAGACTAAAAATAATTGAACAGCTCAGGCAATGTGCTTCAGAACAAGGCTTAGCGGAGGCTTCGGAGTTTTTGGGTATTAGATATCAGGATGAAGGACAATATAATCAAGCACTTCAAGCCTATCATCAAGGGGTAAAAAATGGATCTTCTATGTCAGCTCTTACCTTATCCTATGGTTTTGATGGGAAACGCAAAGATGATGGAACAGATAATGATTTTTTAAATCTCCCTAAAGATCTTGAACGTTCAATCAGGTATAAAATGATATGGGATTATTTATCTGATTATTATTATCTCCAGCCTAAAGCCCCCGATCTTGATGAAATCGTTCCCTTACCGCCAGCCAAGCTCCCACCTTGGGACGGTAAAATCGCATTCCAACGTTGGTTTGAAGGTCCTTCACCACAAAAACCAAGCGATGAGCTAATGCAAAAACTCGCTGAAAAAGCCGGGCTAGATTGGCAAACTGGATTGCCGTTGAAAAAATAAGGGGGAAACTACCGCACTTTTAACTTAGGGCAGAAATAAAAGTGCGGTGGAAATTAAGGAGATTTTATGCCAACAGTAAAATTTACTTCTCTCATCAATCTGTGTTTTTTCATCTCCCTACGCCAATTTTTTCGAGCAGATCCGAAAGTATCGAGGTTAGATTAATGAAGCACGCTTGTTTAAAAATATTTTGGTTTATTGCCATTGTCGTTCCTGTAAGTTTTGTCTTATTAATTAAGTATTTAGAATGTAACCCTATTTTTATGGGCGGGGGGCCGAGTTATCGGCCGGAGCGTTGTACCGCCAAAGAAAGAGCTGAAAGTGAAAAATTGAAAAAGGAGTATAAAATGGATGTTATGCAACAACTTGCTGCCTTAGAGTTTACTTGTGTTCACGAAGAGAAACCACCTATCCCCGAAGAAGCCCAACAGCTTTACAACTATGCCCTTTATCAAGACTTACACAAAATGTGGACAGGGAAAGCAGGGGATTGGAATGAACTCTTGCCATATTACCGAATTGCCGCAGCCAATGGGGATTATAAAGCCAATGTAAGGTTGCAATATTTATTAGAAACCAACCGAGTTTTAACCTCAAATAGCTATGATGAGGTACATAGTCTCAATAAACTGTTAGCCAGCCAATTGCCAGCCACCGCTTACTATAAACTTTACGGACACTTAGATATTGGTTTTCGTGTCACCACTAAAGAAAAAGATGGTAAATATGCTTATTTAAGAAAAGCAGCGGATTTAGGTAGTCGAGAAGCGCAATATGTGGTAGCAGAAATGCTTGAAAATATTGAAGATGAGAATGAATCTAAAGAGGTATTCCAATACAGGTTAAAACTGGCAGAACAATTATTGCAATGTGCTTCGGAACAAGGGGTCGCGGAGGCTTCAGTTTCTTTGGGAATTGGTTATAAAAACCAAGGGCAATATGAACAAGCAGTTCAAGCCTTTCATCAAGGCGTAAAAAATGGCTCTTATATGTCAGCATCGTATTTGTCTGATGGATTTGATGGTAAGCGAAAAAATGATGGTGAAGATATTGATTTTCTAAATCTGCCTGAAGATATAGAGCGTTCAGTAAGATATAAAATGATATGGGATTATTTATTTGATCATGACTATCTCCAACCTAAAGTCCCCGATCTTGATGAAATCGTTCCCTTACCCCCAGCCAAACTTCCACCTTGGGACGGTAAAATCGCATTCCAACGTTGGTTTGAAGGCCCTTCACCGCAAAAACCAAGCGATGAGTTAATGCAAAAACTGGCTGAAAAAGCAGGGCTAGATTGGCAGACTGGATTGCCGTTGAAAAAATAAGGGAAAAATTACCGCACTTTTCATTGAGAGCAGAAAAAGTGCGGTGGAAAATTAAGGCGGATTTATGGTTTTTGTTTAAGCATCACTGTTCTATTTTTATCCTAATGTAGCGAGGTTAGACTAATGAAACACCGTTGTTACACTTGTTTTAAAATCTTATTGGGGCTACTTATTGCCAGCTTAGTAGGGCTTTTTTTTCTCATAAGATACCTTGAATGTAACCCTATTTTTATGGGCGGGGGACCGAGTTATCGACCAGAACGTTGTACCGCCAAAGAAAAAGCACAACAAAAGGAAAATACTATGCAGAAAATGGAACAACTTGCTGCCTTAGAATTTAGCTGTGTTCATGAAGAGAGACCACCTATCCCCGAAGAAGCCCAACTGCTTTACAACTATGCCCTTTATCAAGACTTACACAAAATGTGGACAGGGAAAGCAGGGGATTGGAATGAACTTTTGCCTTATTACCGAATTGCTGCTGCCAATGGGGATTATAAAGCCAATGTAAGGTTGCAATATTTATTAGAAACCAACCGAGCCTTAACCTCAACGAGCTATGATGAGGTGCATAATCTCAATAAACTTCTAGCGAAATCACTTCCGGCGACGGCATATTATAAGCTTTATGGACATCTAGATATTGGCTTTGGTATCACTACTAGAGAAAAAGACGGTAAATATGCCTATTTAAGAAAGGCGGCAGATTTAGGCAGTAGAGAGGCTCAATATGTGGTTGCAGATATGTTAGGGGATATAGATGATCCTGAAACGCTCCCATATAGACAAAAAATTATTGAGGAACTTAGACGTTGTGCTTCGGAGCAAGGTTCAGCAGAGGCTTCGGAGTTTTTGGGTATTAGATATCAGGATAAAGAGCAATATTCGCAAGCACTTCAAGCCTATCATCAAGGGGTAAAAAATGGCTCTTATATGTCAGCATTTATCTTATCCCGTAGCTTTGATGGTAAACGTAAAGATGATGGAACAGATGATAATTTTTTAAATCTTCCAGAGGATTTAGAAAGATCAACTCGCTATAAAATGATTGATAGTTATTTATTTAAATATGATTATCTCCAACCTAAAGTCCCTGATCTTGATGAAATAGTTCCTCTCCCCCCAGTCAAACTTCCACCTTGGGACGGTAAAATCGCTTTCCAACGTTGGTTTGAAGGCCCTTCTCCACAAAAACCAAGCGATGAGCTAATGCAAAAACTCGCTGAAAAACCAGGGCTAGATTGGCAGACAGGTCTTCCGTTGAAAAAATAAGGGAAAAACTACCGCACTTTAAAGTTAGGGCAGAAAGAAAAGTGCGGTGGAAAATTCCGCACTTTTTGAAATAGGGTAAAAAGTGCGGTGATAATGCTTTCCTTTTGTCCAAATTAAAAAATGGTGAAATGCCTAAACATCCCTTACGCCAATTTTTCCGAGCAGATCCGAAAGTATCGAGGTTAGACTAATGAAACACCGTTGTTACACTTGTTTTAAAATCTTATTGGGGCTACTTATTGCCAGCTTAGTAGGGCTTTTTTTTCTCATAAGATACCTTGAATGTAACCCTATTTTTATGGGCGGGGGGCCGAGTTATCGGCCGGAGCGTTGTACCGCCAAAGAAAGAGCTGAAAGTGAAAAATTGAAAAAGGAGTATAAAATGGATGTTATGCAACAACTTGCCGCTTTAGAGTTTAGCTGTGTTCACGAAGAGAGACCACCAATCCCCGAAGAAACCCAACAGCTTTACAACTATGCTCTTTATCAAGATTTACACAAAATGTGGACAGGGAAAGCAGGGGATTGGAATGAACTCTTGCCATATTACCGAGTTGCCGCAGCTAATGGGGATTATAAAGCCAATGTAAGGTTGCAATATTTATTAGAAACCAACCGAGCCTTAACCTCAACGAGCTATGATGAGGTGCATAATCTCAATAAACTTCTAGCTAAATCACTTCCGGCGACGGCATATTATAAGCTTTATGGACATCTAGATATTGGCTTTGGTGTCACCACCAAAGAAAAAGACGGTAAATATGCCTATTTAAGAAAAGCAGCAGATTTGGGTAGTAAAGAGGCGCAGTATGTAGTATCTAAATACATAGGTGCAGTTGATGATCCTGAAACGCTTAAATATAGACTAAAAATAATTGAACAGCTCAGGCAATGTGCTTCAGAACAAGGCTTAGCGGAGGCTTCGGAGTTTTTAGGAATCAGTTATCAGGATGAAAGACAATATAAGCAAGCAATTCAAGCCTTTCATCAAGGGGTAAAAAACGGCTCTTCTTCTTCTGCAGGATGGTTATCTAGTGCTTTTGATGATAAAAGGAAAGATGACGGAAGTGATATGTATTTTTTAAATCTTTCTACAGATTTAGAACGCTCATTAAGATACGAGATGATAAGACACTATTTATCAACGAAAGACTATCTCCAACCTAAAGTCCCTGACCTTGATGAAATAGTTCCCTTACCCCCAGCCAAACTCCCACCTTGGGACGGTAAAATCGCATTCCAACGTTGGTTTGAAGGCCCTTCACCGCAAAAACCAAGTGATGAGTTAATGCAAAAACTGGCTGAAAAAGCCGGGCTAGATTGGCAAACTGGTCTTCCGTTGAAAAAATAAGGGGGAAACTACCGCACTTTTTATTGAGAGCAGAAAAAAGTGCGGTGGAAATTAAGGTGGATTTATGGTTTTTGTTTAAATATCACTGTTCTATTTTTATCCTAATGTAGCGAGGTTAGACTAATGAAGCACGCGTGTTTAAAAATATTTTGGTTTATTGCCATTGCCGTTCCCGTAAGTTTTGTCTTATTGATTAAGTATTTAGAATGTAACCCTATTTTTATGGGCGGAGGGCCGAGTTATCGACCAGAACGTTGTACCGCCAAAGAAAGAGCTGAAAGTGAAAAATTGAAAAAGGAGTATAAAATGGATGTTATGCAACAACTTGCTGCCTTAGAATTTAGCTGTGTTCATGAAGAGAGACCACCTATCCCCGAAGAAGCCCAACTGCTTTACAACTATGCCCTTTATCAAGATTTACACAAAATGTGGACAGGGAAAGCAGGGGATTGGAATGAACTTTTGCCTTATTACCGAATTGCCGCAGCTAATGGGGATTATAAAGCCAATGTAAGGTTGCAATATTTATTAGAAACCAACCGAGCCTTAACCTCAACGAGCTATGATGAGGTGCATAATCTCAATAAACTTCTAGCGAAATCACTTCCGGCGACGGCATATTATAAGCTTTATGGACATCTAGATATTGGCTTTGGTGTCACCACTAAAGAAAAAGACGGCAAATATGCCTATTTAAGAAAAGCAGCGGATTTGGGTAGTCGAGAAGCGCAGTATGTGGTGGCAGATATGTTAGGGGATATAGATGATCCCGAAACGCTCCCATATAGACAAAAAATTATTGAGCAACTTAGACAATGTGCTTCGGACCAAGGCTTAGCAAAGGCCTCCACATTTTTAGGTATCCGTTATAAAAATCAAGGTCAATATGAGCAAGCAATTCAAGCGTTTCATCAAGGCGTAAAAAATGGTTCTTCATCCTCAGCAAATAGATTAGCTTATGGATTTGATGGTAAGCGAAAAAATGATGGTGAAGATATTGATTTTCTAAATCTGCCTGAAGATATAGAGCGTTCAGTAAGATATAAAATGATACAGAATTATTTGTCAACGAAAGACTATCTCCAACCTAAAGTCCCTGACCTTGATGAAATCGTTCCCTTACCCCCAGCCAAACTTCCACCTTGGGACGGTAAAATCGCTTTTCAACGTTGGTTTGAAGGCCCTTCACCACAAAAACCAAGTGATGAGTTAATGCAGAAACTGGCTGAAAAAGCAGGGTTAGATTGGCAAACTGGATTGCCGTTGAAAAAATAAGGGCAAAGACGATGCACGTTGAATGTATTGATGTTAGAGACAAGGAATCTCATTATGCAAGACTCAAAATCAACTTTTTCTCCAAAACATTGGTCGATTACGCCGAAAGGCAAAAATCCTGCTCATATTGGTGCTTCTGTGCTACACCCTGATGGTTCGGTTGGCCAGGTTGTGGGAGGGCAATCTACTGTCACCTTTGGTGGCAAAGCGGCGGCTTGTATTGGTGATAAGGTAGAATGTCCAGGACATAGTGGTGTAATTATCGCTGGAGCAAAAACCGTCTCCATTGGCGGTAAGGCCTTAGCCCGAGAAGGGGATAAAACCAGCTGTGGCGGGGTGATTATCAATGCTTTTCCAACGATTACCGTTTATGACAGCACAAAAACCGTGCATGGCAAAAGTATCGCTGGTGCTAAAGAGATTCGATTAAATTTAATGGAATCGGCACATTCAAAGCAGAGTGCTTATGCTGGAATGCCTTATAAAGTGATGATTGAACAGCAAGAGATTGGGCAAGGTGTTATTGATGAAACCGGCTCGCTTTATTTTGAAGTGAAAGACACAGACAAAGAAGGCGAAATTGAGCTAGGCAATGGGCAACGGTTTCATTTGCAATTAATTGAGGAAATAGACCTTGCTAGTACATTAGATAAACAAGGGTATCCGACAGAGCAAGCTCAAGATAACGAGCTTGCTGATTATCACCAAGTATTAAAGGATAACTAAGATGTCAAAAAACCGCTATCCAACCATTGTTATTTCAAAGGCCACAGGCCAAGGGAAGTTAAACCAAAGTTGGTTTTTACGGCAAGATGCCTGTAACGAGATGGGGGCGGAAAGGCCGGTGATTGTTCAGCCACCACCTGCAACACCGGCGACGTTTCAGCCATTGATTAATGGTCAAACAACTTTTGAAACCCTGTATGATTTTATCGCTAAGGCAAAACATTCTATCGACATTGCAATTTGGGGTTTTCAACCTTCCATGCTTTTTAAGCGAGATGGGGAATCTCCTTGTATTGGTCGATTATTGATACAAAAAGCCGTAGAAGGCAGAGAGGTTAAGGTTTTAGTATGGAGTATGTGGATAGACTTCCAAACCGTAAAAGGCTTGGGAGAGGCCAATTTAGGAAATGCACCGGGGTTAATGCCTTTCCAGCAAAAAGGTAAAGCATATCAGAGCGAGGCTCAGCGCGCTTATGATTATTGGTGGTATCGTGCGGTGGCGGGCAAGATAGGAGAAAAGGATTTAGCCGAGTTAAACCGATTAAATGAAGTTTATTCGGAAACGGTGTTTAGAGGGGCTTTTACAGAACTTTATGGCTTTAGTTTCAGTGATAATCGTGTGAAATTGCAAGTGAAAAAACGCAGTGTGAAAAGTCATTTTAATCATTATCCTGAGGCCAGTGCGTTGCCTGTTATGAACCGGCTCGTATTGTATGTTTCCCCTTCCCATCATCAAAAGACGGTGCTGATTGATTATATTGACCCACCTAATGCAGTGGGATTCGTATTAGAGCATAATATGCTTGATGAGTATTGGGATGAAAGTACTCATTACAGCCGTCCTATCACGCCATATACGCAACGTAACGCCCCGATACCGTTGCAAGATGTTTCTTCTTTAGTAACGGGAAAGGTATTGTGGGATATCAACCATAATTTTTGCCAATCTTGGGATAGAAGTGATAGCCGTAATTTGGTGGGATGGGTTGACCGAGAGGCAAGGGAAGCCTACAACACGCCTTTGGCCGCAGATAGACGAAGAAGTGTGCTAACGCGAGATTCGTTTGCCCCACGTTCTGAGTTGGGTGAATTAATTATGGCGCAAATCTTACGCACTTATGATAATCCGAAAGAAGAGCATATCCGAGCGATGTATTTGGAGAATATCAAAAAGGCGAGCCATTTTATTTATACGGAAAACCAATATTTTCGCTGGACAGAATTGGTGCGAGCGTATCAATCCCATTGGCAACGATTGAAAGACAATGGGCGAGAGGTCAGCCAACCGTTATATTGGTTTGTGGTGACCAATTCCAGTGATGCGGGAATTGGTAGTGGAACCTATAACACCTATCAAATGCTCAAGCTATTGGGGCGAGAGGATGTGCTGCCGGGGGTAAGCACCCAGTTGGATAGTGACAACACGAATGATGGCGATTATACCAAATATGATGATTATCGAAATAAAAGGCAAGAGCTAGAAGAGCAGCTTGAAACCTTAACTGCACAAGAGGAACGCGGGCAAGGTGGAGTGGCGGTTGCCCAGAAAAAAGCGGCAGTTTTAGAGGAGTTATCTGCATTAAGCGAGCAGGAGCAACAGGCGATTCAGGCACAATATGAAGAGATGAAACAACTCAAACGCGAAGTCAGTGATGCAGTGGGGATTCGGACGCATATTTGCACGCTAACCTCAATGGATGCGTGGCAAGAGGTGTATATTCATTCGAAAGTTACGATTATTGATGATGTGTTTACCTTTATTGGCTCAGCCAATCTGAATACCCGCAGTATGCAGGTGGATACGGAGTTGGGGATTATTTCGGAGTGTCAGGCTGTAGCAAGGGCGTTGCGTTATGATTTATGGAGTTTACATACTAATCATAATTCGGAGGTTAATCCTAAAGAAATGAACCGTTTTGAGAGAACGAAGGTAGTGTTTGATAAATGGGAAAAATTGATGGATATAAATAGAAAACAACGTTATAAACAAAGATTACCCCATCAACCTTTATGTGAATTTTTACGTTTAACCACAGAAATTTCGAGGTCAGACTAATGAAACCAATCAAAAAACTTGTATTACTCAGTCTTATTGCCAGCTTGTGTGCGTGTCACACAGTGGCCTCAACCAGTAAGGATAAGCCGATGCAAAAAAACAACAGCATTTTAGATAATCTCTCTTTTGAATGTAAACATGAAGTGCGTCCACCTATTGATAAAGAGGTACATAGCCTCTATAACTATGCCCTTTA includes the following:
- a CDS encoding SEL1-like repeat protein; this translates as MKHRCYTCFKILLGLLIASLVGLFFLIRYLECNPIFMGGGPSYRPERCTAKEKAQQKENTMQKMEQLAALEFSCVHEERPPIPEEAQLLYNYALYQDLHKMWTGKAGDWNELLPYYRIAAANGDYKANVRLQYLLETNRALTSTSYDEVHNLNKLLAKSLPATAYYKLYGHLDIGFGITTREKDGKYAYLRKAADLGSREAQYVVADMLGDIDDPETLPYRQKIIEELRRCASEQGSAEASEFLGIRYQDKEQYSQALQAYHQGVKNGSYMSAFILSRSFDGKRKDDGTDDNFLNLPEDLERSTRYKMIDSYLFKYDYLQPKVPDLDEIVPLPPVKLPPWDGKIAFQRWFEGPSPQKPSDELMQKLAEKPGLDWQTGLPLKK
- a CDS encoding DUF6396 domain-containing protein; protein product: MKHRCYTCFKILLGLLIASLVGLFFLIRYLECNPIFMGGGPSYRPERCTAKERAESEKLKKEYKMDVMQQLAALEFSCVHEERPPIPEETQQLYNYALYQDLHKMWTGKAGDWNELLPYYRVAAANGDYKANVRLQYLLETNRALTSTSYDEVHNLNKLLAKSLPATAYYKLYGHLDIGFGVTTKEKDGKYAYLRKAADLGSKEAQYVVSKYIGAVDDPETLKYRLKIIEQLRQCASEQGLAEASEFLGISYQDERQYKQAIQAFHQGVKNGSSSSAGWLSSAFDDKRKDDGSDMYFLNLSTDLERSLRYEMIRHYLSTKDYLQPKVPDLDEIVPLPPAKLPPWDGKIAFQRWFEGPSPQKPSDELMQKLAEKAGLDWQTGLPLKK
- a CDS encoding SEL1-like repeat protein yields the protein MKHACLKIFWFIAIAVPVSFVLLIKYLECNPIFMGGGPSYRPERCTAKERAESEKLKKEYKMDVMQQLAALEFSCVHEERPPIPEEAQLLYNYALYQDLHKMWTGKAGDWNELLPYYRIAAANGDYKANVRLQYLLETNRALTSTSYDEVHNLNKLLAKSLPATAYYKLYGHLDIGFGVTTKEKDGKYAYLRKAADLGSREAQYVVADMLGDIDDPETLPYRQKIIEQLRQCASDQGLAKASTFLGIRYKNQGQYEQAIQAFHQGVKNGSSSSANRLAYGFDGKRKNDGEDIDFLNLPEDIERSVRYKMIQNYLSTKDYLQPKVPDLDEIVPLPPAKLPPWDGKIAFQRWFEGPSPQKPSDELMQKLAEKAGLDWQTGLPLKK
- a CDS encoding PAAR domain-containing protein translates to MQDSKSTFSPKHWSITPKGKNPAHIGASVLHPDGSVGQVVGGQSTVTFGGKAAACIGDKVECPGHSGVIIAGAKTVSIGGKALAREGDKTSCGGVIINAFPTITVYDSTKTVHGKSIAGAKEIRLNLMESAHSKQSAYAGMPYKVMIEQQEIGQGVIDETGSLYFEVKDTDKEGEIELGNGQRFHLQLIEEIDLASTLDKQGYPTEQAQDNELADYHQVLKDN